One Brassica napus cultivar Da-Ae chromosome A1, Da-Ae, whole genome shotgun sequence genomic region harbors:
- the LOC106419865 gene encoding E2F transcription factor-like E2FE, giving the protein MSDLPPEKTNMELSSSSSMPGSSSSLHHSYSRKQKSLGLLCTNFLALYNRHGIETIGLDDASSKLGVERRRIYDIVNVLESVGVLTRRAKNQYTWKGFAAIPAALKELQEEGAKDTFHRFYVNENVKGSDDEDDEEESSSQPLSTSQTDTSKPSLPDSSKIDNRREKSLGLLTQNFIKLFICSQATIISLDEAAKLLLGDAHNTSIMRTKVRRLYDIANVLSSMNLIEKTHTLDSRKPAFKWLGYNGEPTFTLSSDLMMQAESKKRVFGTDLSNVSVKRSKTHDSATERSLKMKHHAIAESSYNRIFDAHESRHGSRGYEFGPFAPATGTYPTAPLEDSSKRAFDVENLVSDYRPSYQNQVLKDLFGHYMDAWKSWYSEVTQKNPSQHH; this is encoded by the exons atgtcagaTCTGCCGCCGGAAAAAACGAACATGGAGCTATCATCATCGTCTTCCATGCCGgggtcttcttcctctcttcaCCATTCCTACAGTCGGAAACAGAAATCCCTGGGCCTTCTTTGTACCAA TTTCTTAGCTCTTTACAATCGACACGGAATCGAAACGATTGGGCTCGATGACGCCTCCTCaaaattag GAGTTGAGAGACGGAGAATCTATGATATCGTTAATGTTCTCGAGAGTGTCGGC GTTTTAACAAGACGAGCTAAGAATCAGTACACATGGAAAGGATTTGCCGCAATTCCCGCTGCCTTAAAGGAGCTACAA GAAGAAGGTGCTAAAGACACTTTTCACCGTTTTTATGTCAACGAGAATGTCAAA GGAtctgatgatgaggatgatgaggAAGAGTCTTCTTCTCAGCCTCTTTCTACTAGTCAGACTGATACCTCAAAGCCATCTCTTCCCGATTCCTCCAAAATTG ATAATCGTCGAGAGAAATCTTTAGGACTTCTTACTCAGAATTTCATCAAGCTCTTTATTTGCTCTCAA GCTACAATCATCTCCCTCGACGAGGCTGCAAAGTTACTGCTTGGAGATGCCCACAATACATCTATAATGAGAA CCAAAGTGAGGCGGCTCTATGATATTGCAAATGTCTTGTCATCCATGAATCTCATTGAAAAG ACTCACACCTTAGATTCTAGAAAACCAGCTTTCAAATGGTTAGGATACAATGGTGAGCCTACTTTCACTCTGAGCAGCGATTTGATGATGCAAGCCGAATCAAAGAAACGAGTTTTCGGAACTGATCTTTCAAACGTCAGCGTCAAGAGAAGCAAAACCCATGACAGTGCTACGGAGAGGAGTCTGAAGATGAAACACCATGCAATAGCGGAGAGTTCTTATAACAGAATCTTCGATGCTCACGAATCAAGACATGGATCAAGAGGTTATGAGTTTGGTCCTTTTGCACCAGCCACTGGTACATATCCAACTGCTCCTCTGGAGGACAGCTCAAAGAGAGCTTTTGATGTGGAGAATCTGGTTTCCGATTACCGTCCCTCGTACCAAAACCAAG TTTTGAAAGACCTCTTTGGACATTACATGGACGCGTGGAAGTCATGGTACAGCGAAGTCACCCAGAAGAATCCATCACAACACCATTAG